The Amycolatopsis mongoliensis genome includes a window with the following:
- a CDS encoding ANTAR domain-containing protein, which produces MTTERPITGERAPATALFEELLERIAADVPGALGAAVSVHHHGKPLHAVATRGLAATFVPAQLDRFGGPVPTAAHTGEPVVTGDVFADERWPSLTLDGLLGHHPGPAADWPRVQGVAALPAPWGADGRLVLSVTLDRPATEETLNVLRRHERFTAMALVVAEAAQPDRTEQILDLLQSRAALEEAKGIVIALRRCDPDEAWATLRRASQQFNVKVRELAVALVELMAGAPAPQPDGDRTIHPGPAARAAAEQVLRAFASEAELTGL; this is translated from the coding sequence GTGACCACCGAAAGACCCATCACGGGCGAGCGCGCGCCGGCGACCGCGCTGTTCGAAGAGCTCCTGGAGCGGATCGCCGCCGACGTGCCGGGCGCCCTCGGCGCGGCTGTTTCCGTGCACCACCACGGAAAGCCACTGCACGCGGTCGCCACCCGCGGGCTCGCGGCCACCTTCGTCCCGGCCCAGCTGGACCGGTTCGGCGGCCCGGTCCCGACGGCCGCCCATACCGGCGAACCGGTCGTCACCGGCGACGTCTTCGCCGACGAACGCTGGCCGTCGCTCACCCTGGACGGCCTGCTCGGGCACCACCCCGGGCCGGCGGCCGACTGGCCGCGCGTCCAGGGCGTCGCGGCACTGCCCGCGCCCTGGGGCGCCGACGGCAGGCTGGTGCTGTCGGTGACGCTCGACCGGCCCGCCACCGAAGAGACGCTGAACGTGTTGCGGCGCCACGAAAGGTTCACGGCGATGGCACTGGTCGTGGCCGAAGCGGCCCAGCCGGACCGGACCGAGCAGATCCTGGACCTGCTGCAGTCGCGAGCCGCGCTGGAGGAAGCAAAGGGCATCGTCATCGCCCTGCGCCGCTGCGACCCCGACGAGGCCTGGGCGACGCTGCGGCGGGCGAGCCAGCAGTTCAACGTCAAGGTGCGCGAGCTCGCCGTCGCGCTGGTGGAGCTGATGGCCGGGGCCCCGGCGCCGCAGCCCGACGGCGACCGCACGATCCACCCGGGTCCCGCCGCGCGCGCCGCCGCCGAGCAGGTCCTGCGGGCGTTCGCGAGCGAGGCCGAGCTGACCGGCTTGTGA
- a CDS encoding MFS transporter has product MTTSPARPVWTAVLCWLTVLLEGYDLVALGATIPTLLKSGYLGFTAAGATAVATVSLVGVAVGAACLGPLTDRFGRRGMLIGSVLLFSLFTLLTPLAPNVAAFGIFRFVAGLGLGACMPVALTVMSENLPARRRASASTFTMTGYHVGAVLTSILALYAKDDWHLLFYGGGIVGLLAVPLMWWKLPESAAYLASRQDAAAERVGLRDLLGARFRRISIAVWTGSFMGLLLVYGLNTWLPQLMRTAGYPISTSITLLLVLNIGAVLGLVLAGTIADRFGIRPIARIWFGAGAVLLAALSLKIGNAFVLNAVVLLTGVFVFSAQVLIYGYVAQAFPAQARGTALGLTSAVGRLGSILGPFVTGALVTAGVAYPWGFYFFAVVAAFGLLAVLMLRGEARAPSALTTV; this is encoded by the coding sequence ATGACGACGTCTCCCGCCCGTCCCGTGTGGACGGCGGTCCTCTGCTGGCTGACCGTCCTGCTCGAGGGCTACGACCTGGTCGCGCTCGGCGCCACCATCCCGACCCTGCTGAAGAGCGGCTACCTCGGCTTCACCGCGGCCGGCGCGACGGCGGTCGCCACCGTGTCGCTGGTCGGCGTGGCGGTCGGCGCGGCCTGCCTCGGCCCGCTCACCGACCGCTTCGGCCGTCGCGGCATGCTCATCGGCTCGGTGCTGCTGTTCTCGCTGTTCACCCTGCTGACGCCGCTGGCGCCGAACGTGGCGGCGTTCGGGATCTTCCGGTTCGTCGCCGGGCTCGGCCTCGGCGCGTGCATGCCGGTGGCGCTGACCGTGATGTCGGAGAACCTCCCGGCGCGGCGGCGGGCCAGCGCGAGCACGTTCACGATGACCGGCTACCACGTCGGCGCGGTGCTGACGTCGATCCTGGCGCTGTACGCGAAGGACGACTGGCACCTGCTGTTCTACGGCGGCGGGATCGTCGGCCTGCTGGCCGTGCCGCTGATGTGGTGGAAGCTGCCGGAGTCGGCCGCCTACCTCGCGTCCCGCCAGGACGCGGCGGCCGAGCGCGTCGGCCTGCGCGACCTGCTGGGCGCGCGGTTCCGGCGGATCAGCATCGCGGTGTGGACCGGGTCGTTCATGGGGCTGCTGCTGGTCTACGGGCTCAACACGTGGTTGCCGCAGCTGATGCGCACGGCGGGCTACCCGATCTCGACGTCGATCACGTTGCTGCTGGTGCTCAACATCGGCGCGGTGCTCGGGCTGGTCCTGGCCGGCACGATCGCCGACCGGTTCGGGATCCGGCCGATCGCCCGGATCTGGTTCGGCGCGGGCGCGGTGCTGCTCGCGGCGCTGAGCCTGAAGATCGGGAACGCGTTCGTGCTCAACGCGGTCGTGCTGCTGACCGGCGTGTTCGTGTTCTCCGCGCAGGTGCTGATCTACGGGTACGTGGCCCAGGCGTTCCCGGCGCAGGCCCGGGGTACCGCGCTCGGGCTGACGTCGGCGGTCGGGCGGCTCGGGTCGATCCTCGGGCCGTTCGTGACCGGCGCGCTCGTCACCGCCGGGGTCGCGTACCCGTGGGGGTTCTACTTCTTCGCCGTCGTGGCCGCGTTCGGGCTGCTCGCGGTGCTGATGCTGCGCGGCGAGGCGCGTGCGCCCTCGGCGCTGACGACGGTGTAG
- a CDS encoding DUF3156 family protein, translating to MDVSDPAGALRRIHEVVAAARAGSADQDRLLSALAGLRVLREELAGWEPELITAARAAGTSWVALAPALGVASRQAAERRYLRLQPSNTGEKTGEARVDAERDRRAGDRAVADWARRNSAILRQLAGRVSALDGLGPAAQASVDRLGAALGDDDPATLLPPLAAARPHLAVEHAGLAAQLGEISEQADRLRRTAAGNRRAKD from the coding sequence ATGGACGTGAGCGATCCCGCCGGTGCCCTGCGCCGGATCCACGAGGTGGTCGCGGCCGCCCGCGCGGGCTCGGCGGACCAGGATCGGCTGCTGTCCGCACTGGCCGGCCTGCGCGTGCTGCGCGAGGAGCTCGCCGGCTGGGAGCCGGAGCTGATCACCGCGGCTCGCGCGGCGGGCACCAGCTGGGTGGCGCTGGCGCCGGCGCTGGGCGTGGCGAGCCGCCAGGCCGCGGAACGGCGCTACCTGCGGCTGCAGCCGTCGAACACGGGCGAGAAGACGGGCGAGGCCCGGGTCGACGCGGAGCGCGACCGCCGGGCGGGCGACCGCGCGGTCGCCGACTGGGCGCGCCGCAACTCGGCGATCCTGCGCCAGCTCGCCGGCCGGGTGAGCGCCTTGGACGGCCTCGGCCCGGCGGCACAGGCGAGCGTGGACCGGCTGGGAGCGGCCTTGGGCGACGACGACCCGGCGACGCTGCTGCCGCCGTTGGCCGCGGCTCGGCCGCACCTGGCCGTCGAGCACGCCGGGTTGGCGGCGCAGCTGGGGGAGATCTCGGAGCAGGCGGACCGCCTTCGCCGCACCGCGGCCGGGAACCGGCGGGCCAAGGACTGA
- a CDS encoding nitroreductase family deazaflavin-dependent oxidoreductase, which translates to MTTAQNYRRMVNAGNKIVVGLQRLGVAFGPMQLLTVPGRRTGVPRTFPIAVIPIDGDRYIFQAYPKAAWVANARAAAEVTLTRGRRTSAARLTEVPVEERRPLLRELVANSPASVGKRLVTTGLADAATPDAAAAAAERIAVFRIEPIR; encoded by the coding sequence ATGACAACAGCGCAGAACTACCGGCGGATGGTCAACGCCGGGAACAAGATCGTCGTGGGCCTGCAGCGGCTGGGTGTCGCGTTCGGCCCGATGCAGCTGCTCACCGTCCCCGGACGGCGCACGGGCGTCCCGCGCACGTTCCCGATCGCGGTCATCCCGATCGACGGCGACCGCTACATCTTCCAGGCCTACCCGAAGGCGGCCTGGGTCGCGAACGCCCGGGCGGCGGCCGAGGTGACGCTCACCCGCGGCCGCCGCACGTCGGCGGCCCGCCTGACGGAGGTCCCGGTGGAGGAGCGGCGCCCGCTCCTGCGCGAGCTGGTGGCGAACAGCCCGGCCAGCGTGGGAAAGCGGCTGGTGACCACGGGCCTCGCGGACGCGGCGACCCCGGACGCCGCCGCCGCGGCGGCGGAGCGCATCGCGGTGTTCCGCATCGAGCCGATCCGGTGA
- a CDS encoding benzaldehyde dehydrogenase, with protein MTLLEKDFVHGSGGTHPVVEPATGETLGGVGIATPDDVAAAAIAAAKTQRDWARRKPAERAAVLRRAGELWEAHAAEVQDWIVREAGSTRPKAGIETEMAAGICFEAAALPTHPRGEVLSTGEPRWSLARRVPAGVVSVISPFNFPLILAIRSVAPALALGNAVLLKPDLRTAVSGGVSLVRVFEEAGLPEGLLHLLPGDAAVGAAVVDAPEVSVVSFTGSTAAGRKVGEAAARALKRVHLELGGNNALVVLPGADVAKAASAGAFGSFLHQGQICMTTGRHLVHESQVDEYVEALAEKARRLPVGNPAAGDVALGPIIDDRQLAHVTDVVDRSVAAGATVVAGGKPDAPYYPPTVLFGLSDDTPAWREEIFGPVAPVRAYRDLDEAARLVNDSEYGLSVGILGDVGTAMTLADEVRSGKVHINEQTVGDEPTAPFGGVGDSGNGSRFGGAQANIEAFTETQWLTVRADIAGYPF; from the coding sequence ATGACCTTGCTCGAGAAAGACTTCGTCCACGGTTCCGGCGGGACCCACCCGGTCGTCGAACCGGCCACCGGGGAAACCCTGGGCGGCGTGGGCATCGCGACGCCGGACGACGTCGCCGCGGCCGCGATCGCGGCGGCGAAGACCCAGCGCGACTGGGCCCGGCGCAAGCCTGCCGAGCGCGCCGCGGTGCTGCGTCGCGCCGGTGAGCTCTGGGAGGCACACGCCGCCGAGGTGCAGGACTGGATCGTCCGCGAAGCCGGTTCGACCCGGCCCAAGGCCGGGATCGAGACGGAGATGGCGGCCGGGATCTGCTTCGAGGCCGCGGCCCTGCCCACCCACCCGCGCGGCGAAGTGCTGAGCACCGGCGAACCGCGCTGGTCGCTGGCCCGGCGCGTCCCGGCCGGGGTGGTGTCGGTGATCTCGCCGTTCAACTTCCCGCTGATCCTGGCGATCCGCTCGGTCGCGCCCGCGCTCGCGCTCGGCAACGCCGTGCTGCTCAAGCCGGACCTGCGCACCGCGGTTTCCGGCGGGGTGAGCCTGGTGCGCGTCTTCGAAGAGGCCGGGCTGCCCGAGGGCCTGCTGCACCTGCTGCCCGGGGACGCCGCCGTCGGCGCCGCGGTGGTCGACGCGCCGGAGGTGTCGGTCGTGTCGTTCACCGGCTCGACGGCCGCCGGCCGCAAGGTCGGCGAGGCCGCCGCGCGGGCACTCAAGCGCGTGCACCTGGAACTGGGCGGGAACAACGCGCTCGTCGTGCTGCCGGGCGCCGACGTCGCGAAGGCCGCGTCCGCCGGCGCGTTCGGCTCGTTCCTGCACCAGGGTCAGATCTGCATGACGACCGGGCGTCACCTCGTGCACGAGTCCCAAGTGGACGAATACGTCGAAGCCCTCGCGGAGAAGGCGCGGCGGCTGCCGGTCGGGAACCCCGCCGCCGGCGACGTCGCGCTCGGCCCGATCATCGACGACCGGCAGCTCGCGCACGTCACCGACGTCGTCGACCGGAGTGTCGCGGCGGGCGCGACGGTCGTCGCGGGCGGCAAGCCCGACGCGCCGTACTACCCGCCGACCGTCCTCTTCGGACTTTCCGACGACACACCCGCTTGGCGCGAAGAGATCTTCGGCCCGGTCGCGCCGGTGCGGGCCTACCGCGACCTGGACGAGGCCGCGCGGCTGGTCAACGACTCCGAGTACGGCCTGTCGGTCGGCATCCTCGGCGACGTCGGCACCGCGATGACGCTGGCCGACGAGGTGCGCTCGGGCAAGGTGCACATCAACGAGCAGACCGTCGGCGACGAGCCCACCGCGCCGTTCGGCGGTGTCGGCGACTCCGGCAACGGCTCCCGCTTCGGCGGCGCCCAGGCCAACATCGAGGCCTTCACCGAGACCCAGTGGCTGACGGTCCGCGCGGACATCGCGGGCTACCCCTTCTGA
- a CDS encoding ArsR/SmtB family transcription factor, whose translation MHASLPEFDMPTDEQVHLAAESFRLLADPTRIKVLWALLQGESSVACLAELAGAAPTAVSQHLAKLRLAGLVKGRREGTFVYYSAADNHVRGLLAQALHHADHLDRDLPAEHAHRP comes from the coding sequence ATGCACGCGTCGCTGCCGGAGTTCGACATGCCCACCGACGAGCAGGTCCACCTGGCCGCGGAGTCGTTCCGCCTGCTCGCCGACCCGACCCGCATCAAGGTCCTGTGGGCGCTGCTGCAGGGCGAGTCCTCGGTGGCGTGCCTGGCGGAGCTGGCGGGCGCGGCCCCGACGGCAGTCAGCCAGCACCTGGCGAAGCTCAGGCTGGCGGGCCTGGTGAAGGGCCGCCGCGAGGGCACGTTCGTCTACTACTCGGCGGCCGACAACCACGTGCGCGGCCTGCTGGCCCAGGCGCTGCACCACGCGGACCACCTGGACCGCGACCTCCCGGCCGAGCACGCCCACCGGCCTTAG
- a CDS encoding MFS transporter — MTTAPPRPRAARFATFMFFGLNGFAMGMWVVHIPNVERAAGISHSTLGALLLVLGGAAFAGMQISGPLVDRLGHRRLVPAAGVLLGLALCGPGFANSWWSLGLTLVLFGFGNGAIDVGMNSHAVVVERAYPRPIMAAFHAMWSIGGAFAAVIGAATLGAGVSTGVTLTGTGLLCVLLSLVSARFLMEPSDAPAVAATESEAAPARRRTPGRVVWLLGLLALALMLSEGVANDWAALHMEKVLGTSSSTAALAYGAFAVAMTTGRFLTDRVAAWAGPAAIVRYGATLAAVGLTTAAAAPWVPLSLVGWALFGLGLSGGVPQLFTAAGNLDTRASGALMARVVGLGYVGLLAGPALIGGLTRWMPLNVTFAVPVVLCVLAAVFAGVLNPKPEPAEQPVG, encoded by the coding sequence ATGACGACCGCCCCGCCCCGCCCGCGCGCCGCCCGGTTCGCGACCTTCATGTTCTTCGGCCTCAACGGGTTCGCGATGGGCATGTGGGTCGTGCACATCCCGAACGTCGAGCGCGCGGCCGGCATCTCGCACAGCACACTGGGCGCGTTGCTGCTGGTGCTCGGCGGTGCGGCGTTCGCGGGCATGCAGATCTCCGGGCCGCTCGTCGACCGGCTCGGCCACCGCCGCCTGGTCCCGGCGGCCGGGGTGCTGCTCGGCCTGGCCCTGTGCGGCCCGGGGTTCGCGAACTCGTGGTGGTCGCTGGGCCTGACGCTCGTCCTGTTCGGCTTCGGCAACGGCGCGATCGACGTCGGGATGAACTCCCACGCCGTGGTGGTGGAGCGGGCATACCCGCGCCCGATCATGGCGGCCTTCCACGCGATGTGGTCGATCGGCGGCGCGTTCGCCGCGGTCATCGGCGCGGCGACGCTCGGCGCGGGCGTGTCGACCGGCGTGACGCTCACCGGCACCGGCCTGCTGTGCGTGCTGCTTTCGCTGGTGTCGGCGCGGTTCCTGATGGAGCCGTCGGACGCGCCTGCGGTCGCTGCCACCGAGTCCGAGGCCGCGCCGGCCCGCCGCCGCACGCCGGGTCGCGTGGTGTGGCTGCTCGGGTTGCTGGCGCTGGCGCTGATGCTGTCGGAGGGCGTGGCGAACGACTGGGCGGCACTGCACATGGAGAAGGTCCTGGGCACGTCGTCCTCGACGGCGGCGCTGGCCTACGGCGCGTTCGCGGTGGCGATGACGACCGGCCGGTTCCTGACCGACCGCGTCGCGGCCTGGGCCGGCCCGGCGGCGATCGTCCGCTACGGAGCGACGCTGGCGGCGGTGGGACTGACGACGGCCGCGGCGGCGCCGTGGGTGCCGCTGTCCCTGGTGGGCTGGGCGCTGTTCGGGCTGGGCCTGTCGGGCGGCGTCCCGCAGCTGTTCACGGCGGCGGGCAACCTGGACACGCGGGCGTCGGGGGCGTTGATGGCCCGGGTGGTCGGGCTGGGGTACGTGGGCCTGCTGGCGGGTCCGGCGCTCATCGGCGGGCTGACGCGGTGGATGCCGCTGAACGTCACCTTCGCGGTGCCGGTGGTGCTGTGCGTGCTGGCGGCGGTGTTCGCCGGGGTGCTGAACCCGAAACCGGAACCGGCGGAGCAGCCCGTCGGCTGA
- a CDS encoding cation diffusion facilitator family transporter has translation MGHGHGHRFGHGHSHDSADRVDHALETSRRGLRTLGWSFAALLATAVAQLVLVLVTGSVALLGDTIHNFADALTAVPLGIAFLLGRRAATRRYTYGLGRAEDLAGVVVVLVVAASAVLVGYESVLRLLDPQPVGHPWVVAVAGVIGFAGNELVARYRIRVGREIGSAALVADGVHARTDGFTSLAVVAGAAGVAFGFPAADPIVGLGITLAIVFVLRDAAKEVFRRLLDAVDPASVELAERTALDVEGVLGAHDLRMRWIGHQLRAELAVTVAADLTVGEAHVLAHAVEHRLVHTIPRLAAVVVHTEPAVGAERAHLP, from the coding sequence ATGGGACACGGGCATGGACACCGATTCGGGCACGGACACAGCCACGACAGCGCCGACCGGGTCGACCACGCCCTCGAAACCAGCCGGCGCGGCCTGCGCACGCTGGGGTGGTCGTTCGCCGCGCTGCTCGCCACCGCCGTCGCGCAGCTGGTCCTCGTGCTCGTCACCGGGTCGGTCGCGCTGCTCGGCGACACCATCCACAACTTCGCCGACGCGCTGACCGCCGTCCCGCTCGGCATCGCCTTCCTGCTCGGCCGGCGGGCGGCGACGCGCCGCTACACCTACGGCCTCGGCCGCGCGGAAGACCTGGCCGGGGTGGTCGTCGTGCTGGTCGTCGCCGCCTCGGCGGTGCTCGTCGGGTACGAGTCCGTCCTGCGGCTGCTCGATCCGCAGCCGGTCGGCCACCCGTGGGTGGTCGCGGTGGCCGGGGTGATCGGCTTCGCCGGCAACGAGCTCGTCGCGCGGTACCGGATCAGGGTCGGGCGGGAGATCGGCTCGGCCGCGCTGGTCGCCGACGGGGTCCACGCCCGCACGGACGGCTTCACGTCACTGGCCGTCGTCGCGGGTGCGGCCGGGGTGGCGTTCGGCTTCCCGGCGGCGGACCCGATCGTCGGGCTCGGCATCACGCTCGCGATCGTGTTCGTGCTGCGCGACGCGGCGAAGGAGGTGTTCCGGCGGCTGCTGGACGCCGTCGACCCGGCGTCGGTGGAGCTGGCCGAGCGGACGGCTCTGGACGTCGAGGGCGTGCTCGGCGCCCATGACCTGCGGATGCGGTGGATCGGGCACCAGCTGCGGGCCGAGCTGGCGGTGACCGTCGCGGCGGACCTGACGGTCGGGGAAGCCCACGTGCTCGCGCACGCCGTGGAGCACCGGCTGGTGCACACGATCCCGCGGCTGGCCGCGGTCGTCGTGCACACCGAACCGGCCGTCGGCGCGGAACGCGCGCACCTCCCCTAG
- the mdlC gene encoding benzoylformate decarboxylase, with protein MPSARRLAHEFLHRRGLTTIFGNPGSNELPFLAELPDDFRYVLGLHEGAVVGMADGYAQATGRPVLVNLHAAAGSGNAMGALTNAVYSRSPLVLTAGQQVRAAIGMEAMLANVDATQLMRPLAVWSGEPSCAEDVPRSLAQAVFEAELHRGPSYLSVPYDDWGAELDANASITLDRSVSRGLAPNEAQLDELAKSVAAAKNPALVLGGDLDATGLFDRAVALAEHLGLPTWVAPSPHRLPFPNRHPLFRGVLPAGIAPVSDALTGHDIVLVLGAPVFRYHQYVPGAYLPEGTRLVQVTDDVGAAARAPMGEALVADPAPVIEALLARVPARTSPSGFTANPEPKAGTTALHPEQVFAALRETQLDDTRYVVESTSTNSAWWRQLDLRREGSYFFPAAGGLGFGLPAAVGVALGSPDRPVVGVIGDGSANYGITALWTAAHYRVPVTFVILRNGVYGALQWFGELLGTPDVPGTEIPGLDFTAIAAGYGVSATTVTDLDHLHTELKTIPDGPRLIQVDTEPTSPE; from the coding sequence ATGCCCAGCGCCCGCCGACTGGCCCACGAGTTCCTGCACCGCCGTGGCCTGACCACGATCTTCGGCAACCCCGGCTCGAACGAGCTGCCGTTCCTCGCCGAGCTGCCGGACGACTTCCGGTACGTCCTCGGCCTGCACGAAGGCGCCGTCGTCGGGATGGCCGACGGCTACGCCCAGGCGACCGGCCGCCCGGTGCTGGTGAACCTGCACGCCGCCGCCGGGTCGGGCAACGCGATGGGCGCGCTGACCAACGCCGTCTACTCGCGCTCTCCCCTGGTGCTCACCGCCGGCCAGCAGGTGCGGGCGGCCATCGGCATGGAGGCGATGCTCGCCAACGTCGACGCCACGCAGCTGATGCGTCCCCTGGCCGTCTGGTCCGGCGAGCCGAGCTGCGCCGAAGACGTCCCGCGGTCGCTCGCCCAGGCGGTGTTCGAAGCCGAGCTGCACCGGGGCCCGAGCTACCTCTCGGTGCCCTACGACGACTGGGGTGCCGAGCTGGACGCGAACGCGTCCATCACGCTGGACCGAAGCGTGAGCAGGGGCCTGGCACCGAACGAGGCTCAGCTCGACGAGCTCGCGAAGAGCGTCGCCGCGGCGAAGAACCCCGCGCTCGTCCTGGGCGGGGACCTCGACGCGACGGGCCTGTTCGACCGGGCTGTCGCGCTCGCCGAGCACCTCGGGCTGCCGACCTGGGTGGCGCCGTCGCCGCACCGGCTGCCCTTCCCCAACCGGCACCCGCTCTTCCGCGGCGTGCTCCCGGCCGGCATCGCACCGGTCTCGGACGCGCTGACCGGGCACGACATCGTGCTCGTGCTCGGCGCGCCGGTGTTCCGCTACCACCAGTACGTGCCGGGCGCGTACCTGCCGGAAGGCACGCGGCTGGTCCAGGTGACCGACGACGTCGGCGCCGCGGCCCGCGCGCCGATGGGCGAAGCGCTGGTCGCCGACCCCGCGCCGGTGATCGAAGCGCTGCTGGCCCGCGTGCCCGCGCGGACCTCCCCCAGCGGCTTCACCGCGAACCCGGAGCCGAAGGCCGGCACGACGGCGCTGCACCCGGAGCAGGTCTTCGCGGCGCTGCGCGAAACCCAGCTGGACGACACCCGCTACGTCGTCGAATCGACTTCGACGAACTCGGCCTGGTGGCGCCAGCTGGACCTGCGCCGCGAGGGCTCGTACTTCTTCCCCGCCGCCGGGGGCCTCGGCTTCGGCCTGCCCGCCGCGGTCGGCGTGGCCCTGGGCAGCCCGGACCGCCCGGTCGTCGGCGTCATCGGCGACGGCTCGGCCAACTACGGCATCACGGCGCTGTGGACAGCGGCGCACTACCGCGTCCCGGTCACGTTCGTGATCCTGCGCAACGGTGTCTACGGCGCGCTGCAGTGGTTCGGGGAGCTGCTCGGGACGCCGGACGTGCCGGGCACCGAGATCCCCGGCCTGGACTTCACCGCCATCGCCGCCGGTTACGGCGTTTCCGCCACCACTGTCACCGACCTCGACCACCTGCACACCGAGCTCAAGACGATCCCGGACGGCCCGCGGCTGATCCAGGTCGACACCGAACCGACCTCCCCGGAGTGA
- a CDS encoding amidase family protein → MTFFRTATEVAADIRRGALSARELTEQLFARIDASDVNAVVATRCDFALEAASKADTTTGGPLHGVPMTVKDAFAVAGLATTWGEPAFADRVADRDATVVERLQAAGAIVVGKSNVHHMLADFGRTENPVYGRTLNPRDHSRTPGGSSGGAAAALAAGLSFLEYGSDLAGSIRIPAAYCGVYGLKPTPGTVPLRGFQPPGPFADPVREFPSAVGPLARSAADLRLALSVTGGPGTPSRRSRLPDFRVGVVLDDPGCPVTGEVGKILSDAVDALARAGVRVREGWPEDVDPVVQAEAFGFQVEWFFAAQEGREPAGADEQERQRAASGAAWGRYFADVDVFLCPTVFTTAFPHDDRHRYDDQVFWIAQASLPGLPAVSAPAGGALPAGLQVVGPAHEDDTAITFAELAADVVGGFVPPAE, encoded by the coding sequence ATGACGTTCTTCCGCACCGCCACCGAAGTGGCCGCCGACATCCGCCGGGGCGCGCTCTCGGCCCGCGAACTGACCGAGCAGCTCTTCGCCCGCATCGACGCCTCCGACGTCAACGCCGTCGTCGCGACCCGGTGCGACTTCGCGCTGGAAGCCGCTTCGAAGGCCGACACGACGACCGGCGGGCCGCTGCACGGCGTCCCGATGACCGTCAAGGACGCCTTCGCCGTCGCCGGGCTGGCCACGACCTGGGGCGAGCCGGCGTTCGCGGACCGCGTCGCCGACCGGGACGCCACGGTCGTCGAACGGCTGCAGGCGGCGGGCGCGATCGTCGTCGGCAAGTCGAACGTGCACCACATGCTCGCCGACTTCGGCCGGACCGAAAACCCGGTCTACGGACGGACGCTGAACCCGCGGGACCACTCCCGGACGCCGGGCGGGTCGAGCGGCGGCGCGGCGGCCGCGCTCGCCGCCGGACTGTCCTTTCTGGAGTACGGCTCGGACCTGGCCGGGTCGATCCGGATCCCGGCCGCGTACTGCGGCGTCTACGGCCTCAAGCCGACCCCGGGAACCGTGCCGCTGCGGGGTTTCCAGCCGCCCGGCCCCTTCGCCGATCCCGTCCGGGAGTTCCCGTCGGCCGTCGGTCCCCTGGCCCGCTCGGCCGCCGACCTGCGGCTCGCGCTGAGCGTCACCGGCGGGCCGGGAACGCCCTCACGCCGGTCGAGGCTGCCGGACTTCCGCGTCGGCGTCGTCCTCGACGATCCGGGCTGCCCGGTGACCGGCGAGGTCGGCAAGATCCTGTCGGACGCCGTCGACGCGCTGGCCCGGGCCGGCGTGCGGGTTCGGGAAGGCTGGCCGGAGGACGTCGATCCGGTCGTCCAGGCGGAGGCGTTCGGTTTCCAGGTCGAGTGGTTCTTCGCCGCGCAGGAAGGCCGCGAACCGGCCGGCGCGGACGAGCAGGAGCGGCAGCGGGCGGCCTCGGGAGCGGCGTGGGGCCGGTACTTCGCCGACGTCGACGTCTTCCTCTGCCCGACCGTGTTCACGACGGCGTTCCCGCACGACGACCGGCACCGCTACGACGACCAGGTGTTCTGGATCGCGCAGGCGTCGCTGCCCGGGCTGCCCGCGGTGAGCGCGCCGGCCGGGGGCGCGCTGCCGGCCGGGCTGCAGGTGGTCGGGCCGGCGCACGAGGACGACACCGCGATCACGTTCGCCGAACTCGCCGCGGACGTCGTCGGCGGGTTCGTCCCGCCTGCGGAATGA
- a CDS encoding MerR family transcriptional regulator, which translates to MFSIGDFARHGRVSVRMLRHYDALGLLRPARVDPATGYRSYTASQLARLNRIVALKDLGFTLDQVATLLADDVSAEQVRGMLTLRRAELEAALAEGAARLTQVEARLRTIEEEGRAPDVVVKELPAMRVVELTGVAAGFAPEAIGPVVRPLCAELGRRLPAADVTPAGRLTCYYEQRAEDEVVVHAAVPASAGPGDLNGLTVADLPPVRAATLVHRGAIDGVLPSWQALVRWIDDHGFTSAGPQRELYLDCPEDPADWVTELQEPIG; encoded by the coding sequence GTGTTCTCGATCGGCGACTTCGCCCGCCACGGCCGGGTGTCGGTCCGGATGCTGCGCCACTACGACGCGCTCGGGCTGCTGCGGCCGGCGCGCGTCGACCCCGCGACCGGTTACCGCAGCTACACGGCGAGCCAGCTGGCGCGGCTCAACCGGATCGTCGCGCTGAAGGACCTCGGGTTCACCCTCGACCAGGTGGCGACGCTGCTGGCCGACGACGTTTCGGCCGAGCAGGTGCGCGGCATGCTCACGCTGCGCCGGGCGGAACTGGAAGCCGCGCTGGCGGAAGGCGCGGCGCGGCTCACCCAGGTCGAGGCGCGGCTGCGGACGATCGAGGAAGAAGGTCGTGCCCCCGACGTCGTCGTCAAGGAGCTGCCCGCGATGCGGGTGGTGGAGCTGACGGGCGTGGCGGCGGGGTTCGCGCCGGAGGCGATCGGCCCGGTGGTGCGCCCGCTGTGCGCGGAGCTGGGCCGTCGTCTTCCCGCGGCGGACGTCACCCCGGCGGGCCGGCTGACGTGCTACTACGAACAGCGCGCGGAGGACGAGGTCGTGGTGCACGCGGCGGTTCCGGCGTCGGCGGGCCCGGGCGACCTCAACGGCCTCACGGTGGCGGACCTCCCCCCGGTCCGCGCGGCGACGCTGGTCCACCGCGGCGCGATCGACGGCGTGCTGCCGAGCTGGCAGGCGCTGGTCCGGTGGATCGACGACCACGGGTTCACCTCGGCCGGGCCGCAGCGCGAGCTGTACCTGGACTGCCCGGAGGATCCGGCGGACTGGGTGACGGAGCTGCAGGAGCCGATCGGCTAA